GGGGTAATTCTAAAAGCGGTTAACGATCCGCTCCTAGCCGAGACAATAAATGCGTTAAACGCGGCTAAAATTCCGGTTGTTACTTTGGTGACCGATTTACCTAACTCTCGTCGTTTGTCATATGTTGGCATGGACAATGAGCGCGCCGGAGATCTGGCTGCTTATCTCTTTAAACAGTGGCTTAATCATGAGGTTGAAGGGAAATTATTGGTGGTGATGAGCAACGAGTCTTTTAGTGGTGAAGCTGATCGCGTGAGTGCGTTCAAACAATCATTAGCGCAGTATTGTCCTAAGCTCGACATCGTATTATCACAAGGAAGTGATGGAGTCGACGCGCCAATGTACAGGAAAATTAGCAACTTAATAGCAACGACAGCTAATATTAAAGGGGTTTACAGTGTTGGAGGTGCCAATACCGCGATAATTGAAGCTTTCGAACAAATGGATCGTACGGTTGAAGTATTCATTGGCCATGATCTCGATTGTGATAATCGGTTGTTATTAGCACAGGGAAAGATTCAAGCTGTCATATATCATGATTTACAATGGGATATAAACCAAGCGTTTAGGAGTATTCTGCAGTATCATCGAATGTTAGAAAATGTCGTTATGAAAACATCAAAACTTGAAATTGTAACGCCATTTAATCTGCCTAATTAATCTGAGTTCTGGGTAAAGGTATTTGTAATTCTATCGTCTTATTATGTATTTAGAGGAAGCTATGTTTACATTACTAATTGGCAAAGGACTAGAGCTTGCATTGGTTGAGCGTTCATTTGCTGCAAAGTATTTAGAAATTGTTGAGCGAGAACGTGAGTATCTTAGTCAGTGGTTAGCTTGGCCGCCGCATGCTGACTGCGAAGATTTTTTTGTTAAATTTATCAATCAGTCACTGCATGACTACGCCGATAATAAATCGCTGGTATGTGCGATGATTTTTGACGGTGAAATTGTCGGCAATGTTAGTTTAAACACAATTGATCATTCCCTTAAAAAAGTTGAAATAGGTTATTGGTTAAGTTCTGCCTATCAAGGGCAGGGCTTGGTCAGTCGATCAGTATCGCAATTAATCGACATTGCGTTTACTGATTTAGAAATAGATAAAGTTCAAATTTCAGTGGCAGTAGACAACGCAGCAAGTCGCAAGGTGTGTGAGAGATTAGGGTTTTGTCTAGTAGGCATTAGATCTCAAGCTGAAAACTTAAATGGTCGCCTTGTTGACCATGCGGTATATACATTATTGCGAAATAACTAACTATACGGGTAACCATCGCATAAAGAATAATGATAAAGTTTTAATTTATTAATGAGTTAATTTCAGAATTGATAGGGCAATTAACTTGCTTACAACTGCTTTAAGTTTGGTCCATTAAGGAAATCATGGTAGATCTGCTAAATATTGTTAAAAATACAATTAACCCACAGTGCGAACAACCTTTTTCGGTTTATAGTTCAATTACCCAACAAAACTTGCTCAATGTGCCTATCGTTAAACCTTTACTGATTGTGGTGCTAAGTGGTAACAAAGAGCTCGGCAAAGACCATGAAATAAACTGCGCCAGTGGTAACTTTATCTTTTTGGCTGATAACCCGGCGATTAATATGCGTAACATTCCAAAAGATAAGGAATATTATGCGTTGCTAATTGAGTTTGACTATCAAGATTTCCAGGGACTTCAAGTCAATACTGGCAATCAAAAACGTTATTATGTCGGCGAAATAAACCAGACCTTAAGTAAATGCCTGCAGCAGTTTGTCGAAATCTCGCTATGGGCGCCCAAGCCACTGTGGTCATTACGAAAAAGAGAAATCATTGAGTTATTATGCCATTTGGGTCATCAAGAAATCTTGTCGATGGTAGGCACGTCGAACGTAACGCATCGATTGCATCAGATGTTTTGCGAACAAAGCTTTGAGCAATTAACCGTTGAATACATCTGTGACAAACTGGCGATGAGTGAATCGACCTTGCGTCGAAAATTAAAACACGAAGGCACCAGTGTCCAAGAAATTAAAGATCAAGCACGGTTAGGCTTAGGGTTACATTTATTGCAAACAACGTACTATGCTATCGGCTTGATCGCCCAAAAATGTGGTTACCAATCGCAATCTCGTTTTGCCGATCGTTTCAAGGGACGTTTTGGTTTAACGCCCTCTGAGCTTCGAAAAACTAAAATGGCGGATTAGGGCGAAAGAGAGATTGTTTACGGGCTAACAACAGATAAAAAACATATTAATATATCGATCAAACCAATTACAAATACCCAAGGATATATTATATGCGCCATACACTTAAACTTATTTCGGTTTTAACACTGAGCCTGTCAGCATCAGCCCTTGCAAGCTCTTTGACATTATCAAGCGATGACATCTCGCATGGACAAACTATGGCTAAAAGCCAAGAATTTAATGGTTTTGGCTGTGCTGGTGGCGATGTCTCACCGCAGCTTTCGTGGGCTAACGCGCCTAAAGCAACCAAAAGTTTTGCGATTACAGCCTACGATCCTGATGCCCCTACCGGCAGTGGCTGGTGGCATTGGCAAGTGGTCAACATTCCAGCTAACGTTAATCAACTGGCTGCTGGTGCTGGAACCGCTAAAGCCAACGATTTACCAGCCGGCAGTATTCAAATTAAAAATGACTACGGTAGCCGTAGTTTCGGTGGCGCTTGCCCGCCAAAAGGTCATGGTGTTCACCACTATCGTTTTACGGTACATGCACTTGGCGTAGCAAGTCTTGATTTACCCGCTGATGCATCTGGCGCGTTAGCAGGGTATATGATTAATTCACAAACTATTGAATCGAGTACCATAGAATCATTGTACCAACGCGACTAAGCACGTCATCGATGCCCCAATTATTGATTTTAATTAACAGTGCTGCTGTTAACTAAATACAATTGGCTCTGTTGTACTAACGTGTTGCTATGTGAGCAGCAAGTCGGTGTAAATCCATCACTACATCGGCGGACTTCCTCATGCCGCTGGCATGAAGTTTCTATCTACGTTCGAGGCTAGGGGGCAGCATTGATGCTGCTCAAGCTTGCTTTATCAAACATCAAACATCAAACATCAACATCAATACCTACACCAAGACCGACACTTTCAATCAATTGTGAAGCCCGCTGCATTTAAGGTCAACATAGCCCATACCATTGCAATTACATCGTTGCTCGCTTTATTGGCTCGCAGCGATTTTTCGTTTAGGGGCTTTGGATGCGCCGTCCAAGATCAGCTAACATTCAATGGCTAATGAGACTGTAGTACTAAATTTTAAGTATTAAATATAAAACTAGCTGCCTATTTACCTGCGCGAAAACCTTGTGCGGTTTAAGGGTTGTTAGTCATTTATAAATACAGCATGCAACGCACTTCAAACCGTCATTAATCTGCTTCAGGCTGTATGTTTTGGCTACTGGTTGACCGAAATGTTGTTATTGTTACCGCTGGTAACGTTTAAAATATGGTAATGAACCAACGCATTATAGAACGACAAATATTGTAGTGAACTGCAGTAGTGAACAGCAGTATTGTATTGAAAAAGCGAACATAGATTATAAAGCAGCAACCTTACTCGCCAGTGGAAAACAAATAATGCCCACATCAGTATTAGTCGTTAATCTTTAGCAGTAACTGCCTCGCTACTGGCCCTGTTCGTGCCTATTATCTAGCTTTAGTCGCTAACATTGGGTTATTAGTAATAGGCCAATAGTTAGCTGCCATTGTAGCAAGCGCTTTGTTGTCGTTTATTTAACATGTGTACAGCCAGTTCGCTCCGTTAAGGTGACTAATACAGGAGTATGAAACCTTGTTTTTTTCAACATTACTTTTGGTCATGTTAGGGTTTAAAATAAAATAATGAGATTTATAAATTACAAATAATTGGGTCGTTACTCTATTTGGAGCTGCTAATTTTTCCTGTGTCCAGACAACTAAGGTTCAAGTTTATTACTTATTGATATTGCGTTGGTTAAGATAGACTTATCGTGAGTGTTAGATTAAAAGCTCACTTGATTTAATGATTAAACCTTATTAAAGTATATATAAGTCATGCTTTAGCATTATATCTGATTGTCATTTCGACCGCCTTATTCAGATAATCAAAGTTCAAAATTCAGCCTTCAGGGAGATAGCTGTGTTGTCGAAAAAATTCAAGAATTTAAGTATTAGCCGAAAACTGTGGTTATTAACCAGTGTAGCTGTGTCCGGCTGTTTATTAGTCGCGGCTTTTAGTTTATATAATCTTAATTACGAATTGCTTAATGACCGAAAAATGGCAGTAAAAAATGTGGTTGAGTCGACTCATAGCTTAATTGAACATTTTACTAAAATGGAAAAATCAGGTCAGTTAACACGTCAACAGGCGCAATTTCAGGCTAAGCAAGCGATTAAAGAAATTCGTTATGACGGTGGTAATTACCTATGGATTAACGATTATCAGCCAACCATGATTATGCATCCGATCAAGCCTGCGCTGAACGGGCAACCGTTATCAGCAATAAAAGACCCCAACGGCAAAGCGCTATTTAACGCGATGGTGAGTATTGTTAATGAGCAAGGCGAGGGGTTTGTTGATTATGTTTGGTCACGTCCAGACCAAGAAACTCCGGTAGATAAGGTCTCTTTTGTCAAAGGGTTAAACCAATGGCAATGGATAATAGGCAGTGGTGTTTACTTAGATGACGTTCGCTCAGCATTCATGATTGAAGCATCAAAACTGTTGATTATTATTGTTTTTATTGTCGGCGTATTAATTGGTGTCTCGTCATTCTTAGTCAGAACAATTACCCGACCACTGAGTATTGTGCAGCAAGTGATGCAGAAAATTGAAATAGACGGCGATTTTTCAATCCGCGCGCAAATTGATCAATCCGATGAAGTTGGCCAGATGGCTCATTCGCTTAATAGCATGCTTGAAGTACAGCAACGTTCAATTGAATCAGTCACATCGGTGATGGAATCAGTCGCCAGCGGCAACTTAAATCAGCGGATTGAGATTGATCTAAAAGGAGACCTTAATCGTTTAAAAGACCGAGTAAACAATACCATTGAGCAGGTTTCTAATATTTTAAATGGTCTTTCAAATGTCTTGCGAGGGATATCACATGGTGATTTTACTCGGCAGGTTCAAACTGACTCAAAAGGAATTTACCAAGAGATTGCGCTGGCCGCCAACACTGGTATGGGAGCGGTGTGCACTTCATTAGAGCAAGTTAAAATCGCGATGGAACAAATGAATCAAGGTAACTTCTCTATTCGAATAGCGACCCCAATGGAAGGTGATTTTAATACACTAAAAATTCAAGTTAATCACTCATTATCGGCCTTAGAGCAAGCATTCGATGAAATATTAAAAGTGAGTCAATCAATGGCCGCAAATGATGTCAGCCAAAGGATCACGGGTGATTATCACGGCCAGTTAGCACAGTTTGCTATAGCGATGAATAGCTCGTTAGAGCAATTAAGTTCAATGATTGTCGCGGTTCAAAAGTCAGCCGTTGATGTCACTGCAACCACGGTAAAATTAACCTCAACCAGTGAAAACTTAGCGGTTCAAGCACGGCAACAATCGAGCAAGCTAGGCGTGACGAATCAAAGCATGGGGGCCATCTATAAATCGGTTAATAAAACTTCACATGAAGTGTCTCAGGCACATGCCGTGGTATCTAAGGTGGAAAAGCAGCTTGAAAGTGGCATTGAGGTTATTAGTAAGACGGTGATGGCGATTGATGAACTTAAAAAAGCCAGTCTCAAGGTGAGCAGTATCGTTGAAATGATTGACGGCATCGCATTTCAAACGAATTTGTTAGCACTTAATGCTGCTGTCGAAGCTGCAAGAGCGGGAGAGCACGGTTTAGGCTTTGCCGTGGTCGCTAATGAAGTTAAGGGTCTTTCAATGCGTTCGGCTGCGGCTTCAAAAGATATTCAACGCTTAATTCAAGATTCGTTAGAGCAAACAAGTGACTGTATTTCATTGGTTCATCAATCGGCCAATGCCTTAAAGGACGTAAGTGCTGGTATGGACCAAGTAACTGACATTGTCAGTAACATTTCGCAAGCAAGCAAGGAGCAAGTTGTGACCATTAAAGTGATTAATGACAATATCTCGCAGTTGGAAAATGATACGACCAAAAGCAGTGCCATGGCAGAACAAAGTTTCGAAGCGGCCTCCGAAATTGCAGCACAATCTGATGGACTAAGCACCTTGGTTAAGCGTTTCGTTATTGGCGAAACTGTTAGTTAAAATGTGCCGCGAGCTATAGTCAATTAAGCTTACAATCTTTGTGAGCAATTGGCTGACTATTTGCTCGATGCGGCCAAGCCGACACCGAAACACATAAAAATACTGCCGCTTATTTGATTAAGGACTTTTCTTGCTTTTGGCTGCAATAACTTATTTCTAGCGAAACTTGCTACCAATGCATAAGCACTATGAATGATAAGTACTAAACAACAAAATGTTAAAGATAACGTAATAAATTGACTGGTATAACTTGCTTGGGGCTCAATAAATTGCGGAAATAAAGACATGAAAAATAAGATTGCTTTGGGGTTTGAAATAGTAATAGAAAGCCCCTCGGTATAACATTTTATATTCGACTTATGGTGCAATTCGATGTGAGTACTTAATGGCGTTTGAGTTCGCCACATTTTTATCCCAAGATAGATTAAATAGGCTGCTCCAATTAATTTTACTGCGGTAAAGGCAACGGCGGAAGCTGTCAGAATAACCCCGATGCTCGTTGCACAAAGGACGGAAACCGCAAAGACGCCACTAGCGATGCCCAGCATGCCAGAAAAGGTATTAGCAGCACTTCGTTGGATTGCATTATTTAGAGTCAGGATCACGCCAGGGCCAGGGCTGGCAACGGTAAGCGCGGCGACGACCACATACATTAAATAACTTTCCACAGTCTAACCCTCTTTTGAGATTAAGATTCGTTCAATAAACCAGCTAAAAGCAGGAACATTAGCATGGTTTTATTGGCTTAAATACCTTTTAGAATTGTAAGTGACGAGAAAACTGAATAACAATAAATTACACCATACCGTAAATGTAGCGTGTTGGGCGGGTAACTAAGATTAACCGAATTTGCTCTTTACGTTTGATTATCTTGTTTTAAATCGGAAGACTCTGATTGCCATTTAGAAATTTCTTCATTGATAAAATGGTTGACCAAATCACGATACATTTTTTCGATAGCATCGGGACTTAATCCCTGTGATGATGCCCAAATTCGCCGTTGCTCCAACATAGCCTTAAAACGTTCTGGCGCACGAACCGATGTTTGGGAGGTTTTAAACTTTGATGCCGCTTTTACATACTCGAAACGCTTACCCAAAATAGTGATAATATCTCGATCCATTTTATCGATTTCAGTTCGAATGTCTGTCATACCCGAACAATTTTCAGGCTCAATATTATTTTGATATTTCATGGTACTGCGGTTCCTTGAGTAAAGGCATTTTCAATATGAGAGCCTTTGTTCTTAGCACTATAACTATCGGGTGGACTTAGTAGGTCACTGTTAGTATATGTATTGGTTAACAAGGTTGTATATGGACATTAGGTCTAATCTGATCCTAAAAATACGGGCTTTAGCTGAGCTTGGGCTAGATGCTAGGTTTATTGTTTATTGTCGGCGATAATTCTAAGGCACAGCAATTAGATAATCAGCCCGAAAAAACACGCTCTAAATATGTAATTCTCTGATTAATCATATCAAGAACACAATTTTCTGTGTGAACACCGGACCAGCCACCTGCGGCGCCAGTGCTGTTGCCTTTAAATTCACAGTACGTCTCGGTGTATTTCAACCAAGCACGTTGAGACTTGCTAAAGCTATGTTGCAAATTTCTATTTAGAAATTGATCTTCATGTTTAATTCGCACAATAGCGGCTTGGTAGGCGTTATGTAGTTCTGTATCCGCCAATTCAAGCTTGTTATTGACGCAGATCCCTTGGTGCATAGCACTAGGGCCTAAACAAGGATCTTGTTGCTGCAATGCTAAAACAGTCATAGGCTGTAGCAACACAGTGAGGTATAGGGTAAGTATAATTAGGTTGTTCATTGGGTCACCAACATAGCATTAATCGTGAAAATTTAGCTCAATAAAGTTCTAGGCTTAATAACTAATGTAATAATGTACGGGTTAGCAGCTATTAGCTAGTTGGCCGTAGCTGGTGACAGTGCCATTTTGTTCGCCACAACAACAGCCTTATTATATGTTGTCTTAAACTCTGAGATAATCTCGAAGCCATGTTTTTTATACAAACGTATCGCTGGATAATTTGACGCTGCGACATACAGTGATGCGGTGTCTGTGATGTTGAAAAGCATAAACTCTAATAGTTTGATGCCAATACCTTGGCCGCGAGCTTTAGGGTGGACAAATAGCGCTCTTATTTCGCTGCCGTGATAAGCGCAGAATGCGATGACTTCCTGATCACCATAAACGTAAATTTCGGACTCACAGATTTGAGCTAAACGTCGCTGATCTTTTTCTAATGGTAATAGTACAAACTTAGCCGTTTCATATTTCAATTCATCTAATTTAGAGTTTGAATAAACATTCAAAAGTCCAGGGTAATCCCTTGTTGAATATTTTCTAATGCTCATTGATTACACCTAACAGCTAGCAATATATTATCTTAATTTCATCAATGATATTGTCAAATACTAATGTTATCAACTGTTTGGTATGTTTTTCTTTGTTGTTTTATTAAAGCCGAATTATCGAGAACAAGGATAAGCTTGTAAGGGAGTTTGTTAAATAACAAAGTATTCTAAAATAACAAAATTTGCTCAAAAAAAATCCCTCAAACAATAACATTGTGTGGGGGATTTTTAGCTAGTTAACTTAACTAATAATAAGTGTGAACTATAGACTGGTTTAGCTGTAGCTGTCGTTATGCACGGCAGCGATTGCACGGCCTGATGGTTCGTTCATGTTTTGGAAGCTAGGATCCCATGCTAAAGCTTCTGGCGTAGAACAGGCAACTGATTTTCCGCCTGGTACACACTTAGCTGCAACATCTAATGGGAAGTGCGATTCAAAAATGGTTCTGAACAAGTAACCTTCTTTGCTTTCAGGGGTGTTATGCGGGAACTTAAAGCGCGCATTGTCTAACTGGCTATCAGTGACTTGGCTGGCAGCATATTCTTTTAGCTGGTCAATCCAAGAGTAACCTACGCCGTCAGAAAACTGTTCTTTTTGACGCCATACGATGCTTTCAGGCAGCATGTCTTCGAAAGCTTCACGCAGAATGTTTTTCTCGATGCGGCCATCTTTGATCATCTTGTCATCAGGGTTTAGTCTCATCGCTGTGTCGATAAACTCTTTGTCTAAGAATGGTACACGGGCTTCAACACCCCAAGCGGCCATAGCTTTGTTCGCACGAGCACAATCGAACATATGAAGCTTGTCTAACTTACGTACGGTTTCTTCGTGGAAGTCACGAGCACTAGGTGCTTTATGGAAGTATAAGTAGCCACCCAATAATTCATCGGCGCCTTCACCTGACAACACCATTTTTATGCCCATTGCTTTAATCTTTCTGGCCATAAGGTACATTGGCGTTGAAGCACGAATAGTGGTGACATCGTAAGTTTCAAGATGATAGATAACGTCTTTTAACGCATCAAGGCCTTCTTGAATGGTGAAAAGTACTGGGTGATGTACGGTTCCAAGATGGTCGGCTACTTTCTGAGCCGCGATTAAGTCTGGAGAACCTTCAAGGCCAACTGAAAATGAATGTAGTTGAGGCCACCATGCTTGGCTTTGATCGCCATCTTCAACACGACGTTCAGCATACTGTTTAGTGATAGCAGAAATTACTGAGCTGTCTAAGCCACCAGACAATAATACACCGTAAGGCACATCAGTCATTAGTTGGCGTTTTACTGAGCTTTCTAGTGCAGCACGTAACTCTTCTTTTGAACTGCTGTTGTCTTTAACAGCATCAAAGTCGCGCCACTCGCGTTGGTAATACTTAACCATTTTTCCTTCTTTGCTATCAAAGAAGTGACCAGGAGGGAATTCTTCAATCGTTTTACAAACTGGAACCAGTGCTTTCATTTCTGAAGCAACATAAAAGTTACCATGCTCATCACGGCCAGTGTACATTGGGATAATGCCCATGTGATCACGACCTAGCAAGTAACGATCTTGCGTTTCATCATATAAAACAAAAGCAAACATGCCGTTAAGCTTGTCTAAAAACTCAACGCCGTCACGTTGGTATAGGGCAAGAATGATTTCACAATCAGATTTTGTCTGGAATGGGTAGTCTGGCATTTCTGCGCCAAGCTCTTTGTGGTTATATATTTCGCCGTTGACTGCAAGAATGTTAGTTTTTTGTACGTTATATAGTGGTTGAGCGCCGGTGTTAACGTCGACAATTGACAAACGTTCATGGGCTAAAATCGCTTTTTCACCAGCGTATATGCCTGACCAATCTGGGCCACGATGGCGCATAAGTTTTGACATTTCTAATGCGACAGCGCGTAGCTTTGTAACGTCAGACTTAATATCTAAAATTGAAAAAATTGAACACATGAATTTTATCTCTCCACTATAACTCATCGCCTTGATCGAAATGAGTTTAAAAAATGTTAATCACTCTTGGCTTAAGAGTGTATAAATAGAAGCTTATTGCTCGCTATTTGGCGGTATAGCCTAAATGACGATACCAGCCGTCGATTTAATGTATTAGTTAATTAAAATCAGTAAACTGATGTAATTAACTATTTGACAACATTTATAGCGAATGCATTAGTGTTTGTCAATTTAAAGTTGGCATTTACTTGTTATTCTTCACTTGAGGTGGGTTTTTGATGGATAAAAGCTTGGTAAATGGTTTGTTTTGGTTGTTAATCATTACATTTTTCAGTTTTAAGGTGTATGGAGACGAAGTGCGGGTGGTGCGAGCAAATCAAGCCGAGCAGGCTTGTTATGAGCTAAGTCAGGAGTATTTACTGGAAATTGGGCTTAGCTTAAGTCGTTGGCGGGTTGAAACGGTGCATCATAGCAGAGGTTTTTCGGTCGAAGGTTTATGGCATTCTAGTAATGGTCGCTATTGGGTCGAGTGCAATATCGGCTTTGACTCTAAGGTTGAGCACATTGAATTGACTATTAGTAAAGAATAGCTGATTAAAATCCGCGATTGTGACGTTACTATCACCACATAAAAAAGGCAATTCGATGTCGAATTGCCTTTTTATATCGTATTAGCGAAGAAAAATTTCGCTATCTAGTCGCTAGCATAACCTTGAGCTGGTAGTGGCTTGTCGTCTAAATAGGCGACAAAATCATTACCTTGCTGCTGCATAGACAAACGGTCAGTACAAAACCACTGCGCGACCAACGGGAAAATCCGGTGTTCGTGCTGGTGGACACGTTGCGCTAAATCGTCAGCATTATCTTCTGGAAATACCGGTACTTTAGCTTGAAGCACTACTGGGCCGCCATCGAGCTCTTCGGTGACAAAGTGCACGCTGACGCCATGTTCGGTATCGCCGGCATCAATTGCTCGTTGGTGAGTATTAAGACCTTGATACTTCGGTAATAATGACGGGTGAACGTTAAGCATTTTACCTTGGTAGTGTTGAACCAACTCAGGGGTTAAAATCCGCATAAAACCAGCCAAAATAATAAGATCTGGCTTGAACTGGTCGATAACGGCCATTAGTGCCTGATCATACTCATTTCTACTGACAAATGCTTTATGGTCTAGCACTTCGCAAGGAATATTTGCCTTGGCGGCACGCTCGATCCCATAAACAGCTGCTTTGTTTGATATCACAGCAACGACTTCACCGTTGATGTGCTTGTCATTACAGTTATCGATAATGGCTTGTAGATTGCTGCCGTTACCTGAAATGAGTACTACGATTCGTTTAGTCATGACTTATACGAT
The Gammaproteobacteria bacterium genome window above contains:
- a CDS encoding LacI family DNA-binding transcriptional regulator, yielding MRSDRKFSIKQIAAQAGMGKATVDRVIHQRGQVSYQSEQRIKMAIVELQEQQNAVILSGRTFYIDVLMHAPDRFCHAIRAAVNQQILEMSPFRIRPRFHLFEQTDVQSMRQQLLKIAQTDSHGVILKAVNDPLLAETINALNAAKIPVVTLVTDLPNSRRLSYVGMDNERAGDLAAYLFKQWLNHEVEGKLLVVMSNESFSGEADRVSAFKQSLAQYCPKLDIVLSQGSDGVDAPMYRKISNLIATTANIKGVYSVGGANTAIIEAFEQMDRTVEVFIGHDLDCDNRLLLAQGKIQAVIYHDLQWDINQAFRSILQYHRMLENVVMKTSKLEIVTPFNLPN
- a CDS encoding GNAT family N-acetyltransferase, which translates into the protein MFTLLIGKGLELALVERSFAAKYLEIVEREREYLSQWLAWPPHADCEDFFVKFINQSLHDYADNKSLVCAMIFDGEIVGNVSLNTIDHSLKKVEIGYWLSSAYQGQGLVSRSVSQLIDIAFTDLEIDKVQISVAVDNAASRKVCERLGFCLVGIRSQAENLNGRLVDHAVYTLLRNN
- a CDS encoding helix-turn-helix transcriptional regulator codes for the protein MVDLLNIVKNTINPQCEQPFSVYSSITQQNLLNVPIVKPLLIVVLSGNKELGKDHEINCASGNFIFLADNPAINMRNIPKDKEYYALLIEFDYQDFQGLQVNTGNQKRYYVGEINQTLSKCLQQFVEISLWAPKPLWSLRKREIIELLCHLGHQEILSMVGTSNVTHRLHQMFCEQSFEQLTVEYICDKLAMSESTLRRKLKHEGTSVQEIKDQARLGLGLHLLQTTYYAIGLIAQKCGYQSQSRFADRFKGRFGLTPSELRKTKMAD
- a CDS encoding YbhB/YbcL family Raf kinase inhibitor-like protein, giving the protein MRHTLKLISVLTLSLSASALASSLTLSSDDISHGQTMAKSQEFNGFGCAGGDVSPQLSWANAPKATKSFAITAYDPDAPTGSGWWHWQVVNIPANVNQLAAGAGTAKANDLPAGSIQIKNDYGSRSFGGACPPKGHGVHHYRFTVHALGVASLDLPADASGALAGYMINSQTIESSTIESLYQRD
- a CDS encoding cache domain-containing protein; protein product: MLSKKFKNLSISRKLWLLTSVAVSGCLLVAAFSLYNLNYELLNDRKMAVKNVVESTHSLIEHFTKMEKSGQLTRQQAQFQAKQAIKEIRYDGGNYLWINDYQPTMIMHPIKPALNGQPLSAIKDPNGKALFNAMVSIVNEQGEGFVDYVWSRPDQETPVDKVSFVKGLNQWQWIIGSGVYLDDVRSAFMIEASKLLIIIVFIVGVLIGVSSFLVRTITRPLSIVQQVMQKIEIDGDFSIRAQIDQSDEVGQMAHSLNSMLEVQQRSIESVTSVMESVASGNLNQRIEIDLKGDLNRLKDRVNNTIEQVSNILNGLSNVLRGISHGDFTRQVQTDSKGIYQEIALAANTGMGAVCTSLEQVKIAMEQMNQGNFSIRIATPMEGDFNTLKIQVNHSLSALEQAFDEILKVSQSMAANDVSQRITGDYHGQLAQFAIAMNSSLEQLSSMIVAVQKSAVDVTATTVKLTSTSENLAVQARQQSSKLGVTNQSMGAIYKSVNKTSHEVSQAHAVVSKVEKQLESGIEVISKTVMAIDELKKASLKVSSIVEMIDGIAFQTNLLALNAAVEAARAGEHGLGFAVVANEVKGLSMRSAAASKDIQRLIQDSLEQTSDCISLVHQSANALKDVSAGMDQVTDIVSNISQASKEQVVTIKVINDNISQLENDTTKSSAMAEQSFEAASEIAAQSDGLSTLVKRFVIGETVS
- a CDS encoding LysE family translocator, whose translation is MESYLMYVVVAALTVASPGPGVILTLNNAIQRSAANTFSGMLGIASGVFAVSVLCATSIGVILTASAVAFTAVKLIGAAYLIYLGIKMWRTQTPLSTHIELHHKSNIKCYTEGLSITISNPKAILFFMSLFPQFIEPQASYTSQFITLSLTFCCLVLIIHSAYALVASFARNKLLQPKARKVLNQISGSIFMCFGVGLAASSK
- a CDS encoding isochorismate lyase, with the protein product MKYQNNIEPENCSGMTDIRTEIDKMDRDIITILGKRFEYVKAASKFKTSQTSVRAPERFKAMLEQRRIWASSQGLSPDAIEKMYRDLVNHFINEEISKWQSESSDLKQDNQT
- a CDS encoding DUF1311 domain-containing protein, with amino-acid sequence MNNLIILTLYLTVLLQPMTVLALQQQDPCLGPSAMHQGICVNNKLELADTELHNAYQAAIVRIKHEDQFLNRNLQHSFSKSQRAWLKYTETYCEFKGNSTGAAGGWSGVHTENCVLDMINQRITYLERVFSG
- a CDS encoding GNAT family N-acetyltransferase, whose translation is MSIRKYSTRDYPGLLNVYSNSKLDELKYETAKFVLLPLEKDQRRLAQICESEIYVYGDQEVIAFCAYHGSEIRALFVHPKARGQGIGIKLLEFMLFNITDTASLYVAASNYPAIRLYKKHGFEIISEFKTTYNKAVVVANKMALSPATAN
- the asnB gene encoding asparagine synthase B, yielding MCSIFSILDIKSDVTKLRAVALEMSKLMRHRGPDWSGIYAGEKAILAHERLSIVDVNTGAQPLYNVQKTNILAVNGEIYNHKELGAEMPDYPFQTKSDCEIILALYQRDGVEFLDKLNGMFAFVLYDETQDRYLLGRDHMGIIPMYTGRDEHGNFYVASEMKALVPVCKTIEEFPPGHFFDSKEGKMVKYYQREWRDFDAVKDNSSSKEELRAALESSVKRQLMTDVPYGVLLSGGLDSSVISAITKQYAERRVEDGDQSQAWWPQLHSFSVGLEGSPDLIAAQKVADHLGTVHHPVLFTIQEGLDALKDVIYHLETYDVTTIRASTPMYLMARKIKAMGIKMVLSGEGADELLGGYLYFHKAPSARDFHEETVRKLDKLHMFDCARANKAMAAWGVEARVPFLDKEFIDTAMRLNPDDKMIKDGRIEKNILREAFEDMLPESIVWRQKEQFSDGVGYSWIDQLKEYAASQVTDSQLDNARFKFPHNTPESKEGYLFRTIFESHFPLDVAAKCVPGGKSVACSTPEALAWDPSFQNMNEPSGRAIAAVHNDSYS
- the purN gene encoding phosphoribosylglycinamide formyltransferase — translated: MTKRIVVLISGNGSNLQAIIDNCNDKHINGEVVAVISNKAAVYGIERAAKANIPCEVLDHKAFVSRNEYDQALMAVIDQFKPDLIILAGFMRILTPELVQHYQGKMLNVHPSLLPKYQGLNTHQRAIDAGDTEHGVSVHFVTEELDGGPVVLQAKVPVFPEDNADDLAQRVHQHEHRIFPLVAQWFCTDRLSMQQQGNDFVAYLDDKPLPAQGYASD